A single genomic interval of Anopheles marshallii chromosome 2, idAnoMarsDA_429_01, whole genome shotgun sequence harbors:
- the LOC128719424 gene encoding uncharacterized protein LOC128719424: MNVGQHTGPGPPLSRNGCSDRSVTGPSCRALRTAVSALYCLDDFHREHIGSGFFSEVFKVTHRTTGDVMVLKMNQRRANRPNMLREVQLLNKLSHPNILRFMGVCVQEGQLHALTEYIEDGSLEQLIANKTQYLPALWKIRIALGIARGMQYVHDVGIFHRDLTSKNVLVKRLPDGMFDAVVGDFGLAANIPRKCGKPRLDTVGSPYWMSPECLKGQWYDQTSDVFSYGIILCELIARIEADPDIMPRTDTFGLDYIAFADVCPNDTPPAFLRLAFYCCTYDPKSRPTFTECVKKCTLLSDVCEDSYNHLQQQQQAHYRMNIANGSAISNGVGVNGLNGSTSSSSEPVPAVSENSSAGSSTSTTPSGSGEYSQNPLHHRRSLSENVIVFPPHTTPSDKARYHMYQRGNSVVRPAEPAIPETPTYSNQTLRKVAETMLLKDSQYKPRAKTEQGAGTKANPFSALSQLKGVKKILGPKPAVTTYSSGDLFSSCFEISAPYFRAWNSVQNQIVRNARDGRSCVGLASSSGSSLGGGNGEGQPKSLPNSPTSPRKEYGEEDDEHTAGGALANEYRKVSLGNVRKYRASFTELSSHPLYKSGQIETEVASNSAVPSAKTANAMNGIGAAASANTVNLTTGKKMSNGSVKPIMPSIVSEDPADEELELNEEESNVAGKSMKAPGSSTGGNLVHLCGSNNGDSGTEEGQDGASCDGESTQLEDEEEEEEEEEVVVVRQKHDVEQRNGEDRLLNATAGTTINSEPSTIDPSGKDVCPEGEGVLETPRILTRRGSTESGFFSCLNEDFGTYKSSPCCCLEQIAHFESTDRLSMCRCIYAGATTLPSGGPGTASSGTPADGLTGLMSNQTLNDSSSILFFDDSSTTVSSLRSMDDLELSDSIRKRFNHHHHLHHLHPVHHQLHSRHHHVLSNVDIDARSIDMGLINRLALDSEISSMIQKNQFTNQLLYCKNRSSSIFTDSSDDISSLAGSDSLLWDDRSCTNMPNTRSAQIAKIVEYFERKGQTFKPFTVPDSLQLGASASGSHCGGAGSSVHLQHHHHHHHHYHRPSAAYSTGTTTPSCIALSATVTNGATATASANTPTATPNGTVSDSGRTHAGTSTVITAAAANTKLSQAELKQRFEYEAFCLELERKQQASGAVANAPQIRLNNICEGNVRSKLQLFDKLKQQSSSVAATVATANGVPLTSSISNSSVSSAGSSNNCTASGSNMNGLTIIDK, encoded by the exons GTTTATGGGCGTTTGCGTGCAGGAAGGACAGTTACACGCCCTCACAGAGTACATCGAGGACGGTTCGCTGGAGCAGCTGATCGCGAACAAGACACAGTACCTACCGGCGCTCTGGAAGATAAGAATCGCATTGGGGATAGCTCGTGGAATGCAGTACGTGCACGATGTCGGTATCTTTCATCGCGATCTCACAAGCAAg AACGTGCTTGTGAAACGGTTACCGGATGGAATGTTCGATGCAGTGGTCGGAGATTTTGGGCTAGCAGCTAACATCCCCCGAAAGTG TGGTAAACCTCGCCTTGACACTGTTGGCTCACCGTACTGGATGAGTCCGGAGTGTCTCAAAGGACAGTGGTACGATCAAACCAGTGATGTATTCTCCTATGGAATAATCTTGTGTGAATTAATAGCTCGG ATTGAGGCAGATCCGGACATCATGCCCAGAACTGATACGTTCGGTTTGGACTACATTGCTTTTGCTGATGTGTGTCCGAACGATACGCCACCAGCGTTTTTAAGACTGGCCTTCTACTGTTGTACT TATGATCCAAAGAGTCGACCAACGTTCACGGAGTGTGTAAAAAAGTGCACCTTGCTGTCGGATGTGTGCGAGGATAGCTACAACcatctgcagcagcagcaacaggcacACTATCGCATGAACATAGCTAACGGAAGCGCGATCTCGAACGGTGTTGGTGTGAACGGGTTGAACGGTTCGACCAGCAGTAGTTCCGAACCGGTGCCGGCAGTGAGTGAAAACAGTTCGGCGGGCAGCAGCACATCTACTACACCGTCGGGCAGTGGCGAATATTCCCAAAACCCGCTGCACCATCGGCGTTCACTGTCGGAGAACGTGATCGTATTTCCACCGCACACGACGCCGAGTGATAAGGCGCGTTATCATATGTACCAGCGGGGCAACTCGGTAGTTCGGCCGGCCGAACCAGCAATTCCCGAAACGCCCACCTACTCAAACCAAACGCTCCGGAAGGTCGCGGAAACGATGCTGCTCAAGGATTCGCAGTACAAACCGCGCGCGAAAACGGAACAGGGTGCCGGTACGAAAGCGAACCCGTTCAGTGCGCTGTCGCAGTTGAAGGGCGTCAAAAAGATACTCGGACCCAAGCCAGCCGTTACGACGTACAGTTCGGGTGATTTGTTTAGTTCCTGCTTCGAAATATCGGCCCCATACTTTCGGGCCTGGAACTCGGTGCAAAACCAGATCGTGCGCAATGCGCGCGATGGTCGAAGCTGCGTTGGTTTGGCAAGCTCGAGCGGTTCCAGCTTGGGCGGTGGCAATGGCGAGGGTCAACCGAAAAGTTTGCCCAACTCGCCCACCTCACCGCGCAAGGAGTATGGCGAGGAGGACGACGAACACACGGCCGGTGGTGCGTTAGCGAACGAGTACCGCAAAGTGTCGCTCGGAAACGTGCGAAAGTATCGAGCCAGCTTCACCGAACTCTCTAGTCATCCACTGTACAAGAGTGGCCAAATTGAGACTGAAGTAGCGAGTAACAGCGCGGTGCCGTCGGCGAAGACGGCGAACGCAATGAACGGTATCGGTGCTGCGGCGTCCGCAAATACGGTCAATTTAACAACTGGCAAGAAAATGTCCAACGGTAGTGTTAAACCCATAATGCCTTCCATCGTATCGGAGGATCCGGCAGATGAGGAATTGGAACTGAATGAGGAGGAGTCTAATGTAGCTGGTAAAAGTATGAAAGCCCCTGGCAGCAGCACTGGTGGCAATTTGGTTCATTTGTGTGGCAGTAACAACGGGGACAGTGGCACGGAAGAAGGTCAGGATGGTGCAAGCTGTGATGGAGAGTCAACCCAGCTGGAGGATgaagaagaggaggaggaggaggaggaggttgTGGTTGTTAGGCAGAAACATGATGTCGAGCAGCGAAATGGTGAAGATAGACTACTAAACGCCACTGCTGGTACAACCATCAACAGTGAACCGAGTACGATAGATCCCAGCGGGAAGGATGTTTGTCCGGAAGGAGAAGGAGTGTTGGAGACGCCACGTATTCTCACCAGGCGAGGATCTACCGAAAGTGGATTTTTCTCTTGTCTCAATGAAGACTTTGGAACGTACAAATCTTCtccctgctgctgcttggaGCAGATAGCGCACTTCGAATCGACCGACCGATTGTCCATGTGTCGTTGCATATACGCCGGAGCTACGACGCTTCCCAGTGGAGGACCTGGTACAGCATCGAGCGGAACGCCTGCCGACGGCTTGACAGGTCTGATGTCCAACCAGACGTTGAACGATAGCTCAAGCATACTGTTCTTCGACGACAGCTCGACCACGGTCAGTTCCCTGAGAAGCATGGACGATTTGGAGCTGTCGGATTCAATACGCAAACGTTtcaaccatcaccatcacctgcATCATTTACATCCGGTGCATCATCAGCTGCACAGCCGGCACCATCACGTACTGAGCAACGTAGACATCGATGCACGTTCGATAGATATGGGTTTGATTAATCGTTTAGCGCTTGATTCGGAAATTAGCAGCATGATCCAGAAGAACCAGTTCACGAATCAGCTGCTGTACTGTAAAAACCGTTCGTCATCGATTTTCACCGATAGCTCGGACGATATCAGCAGCCTGGCCGGTTCGGACTCGCTGCTGTGGGATGATCGTTCATGCACGAACATGCCCAACACACGCTCGGCCCAGATCGCCAAGATCGTCGAGTACTTCGAGCGTAAGGGGCAAACCTTTAAACCATTCACTGTACCTGATTCGCTTCAGCTGGGCGCGTCCGCCTCCGGGAGTCACTGCGGTGGTGCGGGCAGCTCGGTACAtctgcagcatcatcatcaccatcaccatcattacCATCGTCCTAGTGCGGCCTATTCGACGGGAACGACTACACCATCCTGTATCGCGTTGAGCGCTACGGTAACGAACGGTGCCACAGCAACGGCATCggcaaacacaccaacagcaacaccaaacGGAACAGTTAGCGATAGTGGGCGAACTCATGCGGGCACCTCAACGGTGATCACTGCTGCCGCTGCGAACACAAAACTATCACAGGCCGAACTGAAGCAGCGCTTCGAATATGAAGCTTTCTGTTTGGAGCTGGAACGCAAGCAGCAAGCTTCTGGAGCTGTTGCAAACGCTCCCCAAATTCGGTTAAACAACATCTGCGAGGGAAACGTTCGCTCGAAGTTGCAGCTGTTCGATAAGCTAAAACAGCAGAGCAGCAGTGTGGCCGCAACGGTCGCCACGGCTAATGGAGTCCCACTGAcgagcagcatcagcaacagcagtgtCAGCAGTGCCGGTAGCAGTAATAATTGTACCGCTTCCGGCAGCAACATGAACGGGTTAACCATAATAGATAAGTAG